In the genome of Halictus rubicundus isolate RS-2024b chromosome 9, iyHalRubi1_principal, whole genome shotgun sequence, one region contains:
- the Rpl9 gene encoding ribosomal protein L9, whose translation MKQIVTSQTVKIPKDLTVTVKSRLVTVKGPRGVLKRSFKHLALDIRMISQRLLKVEKWFGTKKELAAVRTVCSHIENMLKGVTKGYQYKMRAVYAHFPINCVTTENNTVIEIRNFLGEKYIRRVKMAPGVTVTNSAKQKDELIIEGNSLEDVSRSAALIQQSTTVKNKDIRKFLDGLYVSEKTTVVQEE comes from the exons ATGAAGCAAATTGTGACAAGTCAAACTGTGAAAATACCTAAGGACTTGACCGTGACGGTCAAGTCCCGTTTGGTAACTGTCAAAGGACCAAGGGGTGTTCTTAAACGCTCTTTTAAGCACCTCGCACTTGACATTCGT ATGATCAGCCAGAGGTTACTGAAAGTAGAAAAATGGTTTGGCACGAAGAAAGAATTAGCAGCTGTACGTACAGTTTGCTCTCACATAGAAAACATGCTTAAAGGTGTGACTAAGGGTTATCAGTACAAAATGAGAGCCGTATATGCTCACTTCCCCATCAATTGTGTTACAACGGAAAACAACACAGTCATCGAAATTCGTAACTTCTTGGGAGAGAAGTATATTCGTCGTGTAAAAATGGCACCAGGTGTGACTGTTACGAATTCAGCTAAACAAAAGGACGAACTGATTATTGAAGGAAACTCGTTGGAAGATGTCTCCCGTTCCG CTGCCCTAATACAGCAGTCTACAACTGTAAAGAATAAGGATATCAGAAAGTTCTTGGACGGTCTGTATGTATCTGAGAAAACAACAGTTGTACAAGaagaataa
- the Man1 gene encoding LEM domain-containing inner nuclear membrane protein MAN1, with protein MSVDTLSDAELRSKLMEYGYPVGPVTQTTRKILAKKLKSLIEARGSGSRYSLAARYSSEDTDDDSISIAIKKKKATANARRQTLANPMPPPPAVLPSSDTSISKSSVKEKIAHSEFKDPIAPDYDSSSSFTTRTVTKTTQKKYVKTNKTSNITDGLETGSDSDVVEEVNRRYSPSKYVSSVGKSHDSRSYEHNTSEHEPVTKLYDSKSRSIHTIKDNKYSEPLFDSNISPIHSQKEDICTKDSSNQRDLLANYETPFLSEFTRRLSSRTSLGSLPTTSLSSLKSPTLRHTSNLPEPKEKDSNGHFSSPRSLYSTTSPRHATTSIDRPRETMGRTFKPSATGREDMRNNQNMVSVILVVVLALFFGILAVIYMGLGGKSETFPSLSTDSNIPLCFDGADYESPGVNCVMKENIDSVLQLLKRLQPILTKKAVSMICDNSSETPYLTDSEIMQMFTSSKVKSLEVKEDLQNAQLLVIKNPKWGISLIDINDDNGVPGEVLDSLDKLFSTRLNGKVGMVITNPELPMQCLVKNKLFTIFSSLLIVSLGLLAAIGLQKLFVWYIKYKKSTEREVFKLVSEIINMVEMHHQNAAVASPGGTQESFLAISHVRDNLIPPKDRKKMASLWEKAVKFLDENESRIRREVQQVAGEEFHVWRWLPNNSLNKSNTQNFVLNKKSKVWQGQAFETMEGSVNSLTCSPTPCLKIRHMFDADVEFEDDWETKVQDAILEKCGEGVKILHIRVDRGSREGCVYMKCMSQEDAGKAYRALHGCWFDGHLVTVKYLRLERYYERFPDARHCTIPLKPSNNQRLSMQADY; from the exons ATGTCGGTGGACACATTGAGCGATGCGGAGCTACGCAGCAAACTGATGGAATACGGGTACCCGGTGGGCCCAGTGACACAAACCACCAGAAAAATCCTcgcgaaaaaattaaaaagtctGATCGAAGCGCGGGGCTCGGGTTCACGGTATTCATTAGCTGCCAG ATACAGCAGCGAGGATACAGATGATGACTCGATTTCAATAgccataaaaaagaaaaaggcaacAGCTAATGCTCGACGACAAACTCTGGCAAATCCAATGCCTCCACCACCAGCGGTTCTACCGTCTTCGGATACAAGCATATCAAAAAGTTCAGTTAAGGAGAAGATAGCACACTCTGAGTTTAAGGATCCCATAGCACCCGATTACGATAGTTCGTCGTCCTTCACGACTCGTACAGTAACGAAAACTACACAGAAAAAATATGTGAAGACTAACAAGACATCAAATATTACGGATGGCTTAGAAACAGGCTCAGACTCGGATGTTGTGGAGGAAGTAAATAGAAGATATTCTCCATCTAAATATGTATCCAGTGTTGGTAAATCCCATGACTCTAGATCGTACGAACACAATACGTCTGAACACGAGCCAGTTACAAAATTATATGATTCAAAATCAAGATCTATACATACGATAAAAGACAATAAATACAGTGAACCACTTTTCGATTCAAATATCTCTCCAATACATTCTCAAAAGGAAGATATTTGTACAAAAGACAGCTCAAATCAAAGAGATCTTTTGGCAAATTATGAAACACCATTTTTATCCGAATTTACTAGAAGACTTAGTTCACGTACATCTCTAGGCAGTCTGCCAACTACCTCTTTGTCCAGTTTAAAAA GCCCAACTTTACGCCATACATCTAATTTACCAGAGCCAAAAGAAAAAGATTCGAATGGTCACTTCTCTTCTCCAAGATCACTGTACTCGACAACAAGTCCGAG GCATGCAACAACATCTATTGATAGACCTCGAGAAACAATGGGTAGAACGTTTAAGCCATCAGCCACAGGCAGAGAAGACATGCGCAACAACCAGAACATGGTGTCTGTGATACTGGTTGTGGTACTGGCCTTGTTTTTCGGAATACTTGCAGTTATATACATGGGACTTGGTGGGAAATCAGAAACCTTTCCCTCGCTTTCAACGG ATAGCAACATACCATTATGCTTTGATGGAGCTGACTATGAATCGCCTGGAGTTAATTGTGTAATGAAAGAAAACATAGATTCTGTACTACAGCTTTTAAAGCGACTTCAaccaattttaacaaaaaaggCTGTGTCCATGATATGCGACAATTCCAGCGAAACTCCTTATCTGACCGATTCCGAAATCATGCAAATGTTTACGAGCAGTAAAGTG aaaagttTGGAGGTGAAAGAGGATTTGCAAAATGCACAGTTGCTCGTCATAAAAAATCCTAAATGGGGTATTTCTTTGATAGACATAAATGATGATAACGGAGTTCCCGGTGAAGTTTTGGATTCCTTG gataaattattttctaccCGCTTAAATGGGAAAGTTGGAATGGTGATCACGAACCCAGAATTACCGATGCAATGTCTCGTTAAAAATAAGCTCTTCACCATATTCTCCTCTCTTCTGATTGTGTCACTTG GCCTCCTAGCAGCTATAGGATTGCAGAAATTATTCGTTTGGTATATAAAGTACAAGAAAAGTACAGAGAGGGAAGTGTTTAAGCTTGTTAGTGAGATTATTAATATGGTTGAAATGCATCACCAAAATGCTGCTGTAGCATCGCCTGGTGGCACGCAAGAAAGTTTTCTTGCTATCAGTCATGTACGTGATAATCTAATACCACCCAAAGACCGTAAAAAAATGGCCAGCCTATGGGAGAAAGCAGTCAAATTTTTGGATGAGAACGAATCCAG AATTCGAAGGGAAGTGCAACAGGTGGCGGGGGAAGAGTTTCACGTGTGGCGTTGGCTACCTAATAACAGTCTCAACAAGTCGAACACACAGAATTTCGTTTTGAACAAAAAGTCCAAAGTATGGCAAGGCCAAGCGTTTGAAACAATGGAAGGTTCGGTTAACAGCTTGACGTGTTCGCCAACACCCTGTTTGAAGATAAGACATATGTTTGATGCAGATGT AGAATTCGAGGATGACTGGGAGACAAAAGTACAGGACGCTATTCTAGAGAAATGCGGAGAAGGTGTAAAAATACTTCATATCCGTGTAGATCGTGGCAGTCGAGAAGGGTGTGTTTACATGAAGTGTATGTCGCAAGAAGACGCAGGGAAAGCTTACAGGGCTTTACATGGATGTTGGTTCGATG GTCACTTAGTAACTGTAAAGTACCTGAGATTGGAAAGATACTATGAGAGATTTCCAGACGCGCGTCATTGTACGATACCTTTGAAGCCAAGTAACAATCAACGATTATCTATGCAGGCAGATTACTAG
- the LOC143357507 gene encoding cytochrome b-c1 complex subunit 1, mitochondrial gives MSNNYCKTFRVHGNTRGKMSTGLDMNIENAVESCTLSNGIRLVCQSNSCYTTTLGCFLPVGAMHELPEERGSALFLEHLLFRRTTRRNEEEMIQAVEEIGAKITTIAMRDMFLFYGTVPSKEIDKLIDMFADVIMNNLICNQDIAREKCVILHDLSKMESDKERVVMDYLPTIAYQDTELANSVYPETDVVKKFCKARLTAFQDRLFKLCSMTIVCTGPICLPELEKIVCKCFMCNSGSYNLEQSSCTEKEYRFSGAELRYRDDDYELGYAAIGVEGPSSKECTDYYALNVAKEIVGCWDRTYSGAQHNAPYLAHCAFNTVLCHMYKSFFQNWAQSTSIWGCYFVCDKLSLSIMTSFLQKEWMRLCTTITEKEVSRAVNQCKRKELLLLNDPVNHLIDIIRNYLRYGYYIPIHERIIEYEKITADRIREVSLKYIYDQSPAVIAFGRIENFPDYCYVKNSMYLLRY, from the exons ATGTcaaataattattgcaaaacGTTTCGAGTTCATGGAAACACACGTGGAAAAATGTCTACAGGTTTAGATATGAACATCGAAAATGCAGTAGAATCTTGTACCTTGAGTAATGGTATACGTCTTGTATGCCAAAGTAATAGCTGTTATACCACAACCCTGGGTTGTTTTCTCCCAGTGGGTGCAATGCATGAACTTCCTGAAGAGCGTGGCAGTGCACTATTCTTAGAGCATTTACTTTTCAGG AGAACAACGCgtagaaacgaagaagaaatgATACAAGCAGTAGAAGAAATTGGTGCAAAGATTACCACTATTGCTATGAGAGACATGTTTCTCTTTTATGGAACAGTACCTTCGAAGGAAATAGATAAACTCATCGATATGTTTGCTGATGTGATTATGAATAATCTGATAT GTAATCAAGATATTGCAAGAGAAAAATGTGTAATCTTACATGACCTTTCTAAAATGGAATCTGACAAGGAACGAGTTGTAATGGATTATTTACCAACCATTGCATATCAGGATACCGAACTTGCAAATAGTGTATATCCTGAAACCGATGTAGTAAA aaaattttgtaaagcaAGATTGACCGCTTTTCAAGATCGTTTATTCAAACTATGTTCTATGACAATTGTCTGTACTGGACCTATTTGTTTACCAGAattagaaaaaattgtttgcaagtGTTTTATGTGTAACAGTGGATCTTACAACTTGGAGCAGTCGTCTTGTACAGAAAAGGAATATCGATTCTCAG gtGCTGAATTACGGTATAGAGATGATGATTATGAATTAGGGTATGCAGCAATAGGCGTGGAAGGACCAAGTTCTAAAGAATGCACGGATTATTATGCACTTAATGTAGCTAAAGAAATTGTTGGTTGCTGGGACAGGACATATA GTGGAGCACAACATAATGCACCATACCTTGCACACTGTGCATTCAACACAGTTCTGTGTCATATGTACAAATCATTCTTCCAGAATTGGGCACAGTCTACCAGCATATGGGGATGTTACTTTGTTTGTGACAAATTAAGTCTCTCG ATAATGACTAGTTTCCTGCAAAAAGAATGGATGAGATTGTGTACAACAATAACTGAAAAAGAAGTATCGCGTGCTGTGAATCAATGTAAAAGAAAGgaattattgttattaaatgATCCAGTAAATCATTTGATTGATATTATTCGAAATTATTTGAGATATGGATATTACATACCAATTCATGAAAGAATTATAGAATATGAG AAAATAACAGCAGATAGAATAAGGGAAGTCTCCTTGAAGTATATCTATGATCAAAGTCCTGCTGTTATAGCTTTTGGTCGAATTGAAAATTTCCCGGACTATTGTTATGtaaaaaattcaatgtatttACTAAGATATTGA
- the LOC143357505 gene encoding F-box/LRR-repeat protein 12 isoform X2: MKMKRSRSLSPKPSSSEDDMKRIKLEEDTDANKAILYPHMLDFSDDVLLNIFQYLTPQDLMAISLCCQRFGQVAQDKTLWRRVDFRALPIKLKDFMNEYIKFLQPVTTTLAIRRSVGNGEIGRLTLRFFSTIKTVCTQLKELIIEDFIIHGDTIGITDFPHTLEKLSLKGCEMGYLRRNKSYFFHMNFHMPNLTCLILSNCQWFTPHSLLVISKMPNLKELRLNSCHRLGECVAYTSLATRFGFKKLEILDLRDTALGDSEVCCFSSTSTLTHLYLECPSSLRHTELTDQESRPLDREALLNSPPAYEDAHVAQFWVEDGFRWENNSFGHCVITDRAICVLGSDMFDRKMINDLAEGVIVVEDGERVFNNPHLKTLVVRNYRDVTNSSLEHLAFNTSSLEYLDVTGTSVTRQGVEAFKSEKANVKLLSSFDET, translated from the exons atgaaaatgaaacgcAGCAGATCTTTATCCCCCAAACCGTCGAGCAGCGAAGATGACATGAAACGTATTAAGCTTGAAGAGGACACTGATGCAAACAAAGCCATATTATATCCACATATGCTGGATTTCTCGGATGATGTTTTACTaaacatatttcaatatttaacccCTCAAGATCTTATGGCAATAAGTTT ATGTTGTCAACGATTTGGACAAGTAGCACAAGACAAAACATTGTGGAGAAGAGTAGATTTTCGTGCATTGCCTATAAAATTGAAGGATTTTATGAATGAGTACATAAAATTCCTTCAGCCTGTAACAACAACCCTTGCAATTCGTCGAAGTGTGGGTAATGGAGAAATAGGACGTCTGACTCTTCGTTTTTTCAGTACTATTAAAACTGTGTGTACTCAACTTAAAGAATTAATCATCGAGGACTTTATTATTCATGGAGATACA ATTGGGATCACAGATTTTCCACATACTCTTGAAAAGCTTTCATTGAAAGGCTGTGAGATGGGTTATTTGCGTAGGAATAAATCATATTTCTTTCACATGAACTTCCATATGCCTAATCTAACA TGTTTGATTTTAAGCAACTGTCAATGGTTTACTCCACATTCACTGTTGGTTATTAGTAAAATGCCAAACTTAAAAGAATTGCGATTAAATTCTTGTCATCGTTTGGGCGAATGTGTTGCTTATACTAGTTTAGCAACACGATttggatttaaaaaattggag ATTCTGGATTTACGAGATACAGCACTTGGCGACAGCGAAGTTTGTTGCTTTAGTTCCACTAGTACCTTGACTCATCTTTATCTAGAATGTCCTTCCAGTTTAAGACATACAGAATTAACAGATCAGGAATCACGACCTTTGGATAGAGAAGCTTTATTGAATTCACCACCCGCATATGAAGATGCACACGTTGCACAG TTCTGGGTTGAAGATGGATTCCGATGGGAAAATAATTCATTTGGACATTGTGTAATAACAGACAGAGCAATTTGTGTCCTCGGAAGCGATATGTTTGATCGTAAGATGATCAATGACTTGGCAGAAGGAGTAATAGTTGTAGAAGACGGTGAACGAGTATTTAACAATCCACATTTGAAAACATTGGTTGTTAG AAATTACCGAGATGTTACAAATTCAAGTCTCGAGCATTTGGCGTTTAACACATCCAGCCTCGAGTATTTAGATGTTACTGGTACTTCTGTTACCAGGCAAGGTGTCGAAGCTTTCAAGTCTGAAAAAGCAaacgttaaattattgtcctcGTTCGATGAGACATAG
- the LOC143357505 gene encoding uncharacterized protein LOC143357505 isoform X1, producing MQEELKLMKECKKKMKMKRSRSLSPKPSSSEDDMKRIKLEEDTDANKAILYPHMLDFSDDVLLNIFQYLTPQDLMAISLCCQRFGQVAQDKTLWRRVDFRALPIKLKDFMNEYIKFLQPVTTTLAIRRSVGNGEIGRLTLRFFSTIKTVCTQLKELIIEDFIIHGDTIGITDFPHTLEKLSLKGCEMGYLRRNKSYFFHMNFHMPNLTCLILSNCQWFTPHSLLVISKMPNLKELRLNSCHRLGECVAYTSLATRFGFKKLEILDLRDTALGDSEVCCFSSTSTLTHLYLECPSSLRHTELTDQESRPLDREALLNSPPAYEDAHVAQFWVEDGFRWENNSFGHCVITDRAICVLGSDMFDRKMINDLAEGVIVVEDGERVFNNPHLKTLVVRNYRDVTNSSLEHLAFNTSSLEYLDVTGTSVTRQGVEAFKSEKANVKLLSSFDET from the exons ATGCAGGAAGAACTGAAGCTGATGAAAGA GtgcaagaaaaaaatgaaaatgaaacgcAGCAGATCTTTATCCCCCAAACCGTCGAGCAGCGAAGATGACATGAAACGTATTAAGCTTGAAGAGGACACTGATGCAAACAAAGCCATATTATATCCACATATGCTGGATTTCTCGGATGATGTTTTACTaaacatatttcaatatttaacccCTCAAGATCTTATGGCAATAAGTTT ATGTTGTCAACGATTTGGACAAGTAGCACAAGACAAAACATTGTGGAGAAGAGTAGATTTTCGTGCATTGCCTATAAAATTGAAGGATTTTATGAATGAGTACATAAAATTCCTTCAGCCTGTAACAACAACCCTTGCAATTCGTCGAAGTGTGGGTAATGGAGAAATAGGACGTCTGACTCTTCGTTTTTTCAGTACTATTAAAACTGTGTGTACTCAACTTAAAGAATTAATCATCGAGGACTTTATTATTCATGGAGATACA ATTGGGATCACAGATTTTCCACATACTCTTGAAAAGCTTTCATTGAAAGGCTGTGAGATGGGTTATTTGCGTAGGAATAAATCATATTTCTTTCACATGAACTTCCATATGCCTAATCTAACA TGTTTGATTTTAAGCAACTGTCAATGGTTTACTCCACATTCACTGTTGGTTATTAGTAAAATGCCAAACTTAAAAGAATTGCGATTAAATTCTTGTCATCGTTTGGGCGAATGTGTTGCTTATACTAGTTTAGCAACACGATttggatttaaaaaattggag ATTCTGGATTTACGAGATACAGCACTTGGCGACAGCGAAGTTTGTTGCTTTAGTTCCACTAGTACCTTGACTCATCTTTATCTAGAATGTCCTTCCAGTTTAAGACATACAGAATTAACAGATCAGGAATCACGACCTTTGGATAGAGAAGCTTTATTGAATTCACCACCCGCATATGAAGATGCACACGTTGCACAG TTCTGGGTTGAAGATGGATTCCGATGGGAAAATAATTCATTTGGACATTGTGTAATAACAGACAGAGCAATTTGTGTCCTCGGAAGCGATATGTTTGATCGTAAGATGATCAATGACTTGGCAGAAGGAGTAATAGTTGTAGAAGACGGTGAACGAGTATTTAACAATCCACATTTGAAAACATTGGTTGTTAG AAATTACCGAGATGTTACAAATTCAAGTCTCGAGCATTTGGCGTTTAACACATCCAGCCTCGAGTATTTAGATGTTACTGGTACTTCTGTTACCAGGCAAGGTGTCGAAGCTTTCAAGTCTGAAAAAGCAaacgttaaattattgtcctcGTTCGATGAGACATAG